One part of the Dermacentor silvarum isolate Dsil-2018 chromosome 6, BIME_Dsil_1.4, whole genome shotgun sequence genome encodes these proteins:
- the LOC119456582 gene encoding probable ABC transporter ATP-binding protein NosF: MSVSVRFRHPLVRHFRDKTLPCIDTLTVSHIRQETGPYAPLHDVSLCMHRRECLALLGPTGSGRSLLLRVLTAQLPVSDGNAHLLGADLFAHSSEFVRALGYASEERNATGWLTGRQVLRHVARMRRVPPKAVAVVVEQLLRMLDLVDQSERNVAAYSNGERAKLAVALALVGAPPVVLLDKPTEGLDPVARRRVWHTIITFVKKTHMSVLLATDDIEEAESVGSRVLFLHRGRARPMLREQDLYPGVERGYEITMSLDGLSGLTAAAAQQEVNDTVQSLFPGRNLAVTRLKSYVRFRVMDDSVDWELLVDALDGLRRSLGLSDCRVLATTVLQCAFYRRLVEIPSTPAPSLLMSPASPVPGLAAAGGAGELYAGPPPRSAYPSRYAYPTGKK; the protein is encoded by the exons ATGTCAGTGAGCGTACGGTTCAGACATCC CCTAGTTCGCCACTTCAGGGACAAGACTCTGCCCTGCATTGACACGCTGACGGTGAGCCACATCCGCCAGGAGACCGGACCGTACGCGCCGCTTCATGACGTCAGTCTGTGCATGCACCGGCGCGAGTGCCTCGCCCTGCTAGGACCCACAGGTTCAGGTCGGTCCCTGCTGTTGCGCGTACTCACCGCACAACTTCCGGTGTCAGATGGCAACGCTCACCTCCTCGGCGCCGACCTCTTCGCTCATTCGAGCGAGTTCGTCCGGGCGCTGGGCTACGCATCCGAAGAGCGCAACGCCACTGGTTGGTTGACGGGCCGCCAGGTGCTTCGTCACGTGGCCCGCATGCGTCGCGTGCCCCCCAAGGCCGTGGCGGTAGTGGTCGAGCAGCTCCTCCGTATGCTGGACCTTGTCGACCAGTCCGAGCGCAACGTGGCCGCATACAGCAACGGCGAGCGTGCCAAGCTGGCCGTCGCGCTGGCCTTGGTGGGCGCGCCACCCGTCGTGCTATTAGACAAGCCGACCGAAGGACTGGACCCCGTGGCCCGACGTCGCGTCTGGCACACTATCATCACCTTCGTAAAGAAGACGCACATGTCTGTGTTACTGGCCACCGACGA CATCGAGGAGGCAGAGTCCGTGGGTTCTCGAGTGTTGTTCCTGCACCGGGGACGTGCGCGGCCTATGCTCCGCGAGCAAGACCTGTATCCAGGTGTGGAGCGAGGATACGAGATCACCATGTCCCTGGATGGCTTGAGTGGCCTGACTGCAGCCGCTGCGCAGCAAGAGGTCAATGACACTGTACAGAGCCTGTTCCCGGGCCGCAACCTCGCTGTCACCAGGCTGAAG TCCTACGTGCGATTCCGCGTCATGGACGACTCGGTCGATTGGGAGCTGCTGGTCGACGCCCTCGACGGCTTGCGGCGCTCCCTGGGTCTGTCCGATTGCCGCGTGCTGGCCACCACTGTGCTGCAGTGCGCCTTCTACCGCCGCCTCGTGGAGATACCATCGACACCGGCGCCATCGCTTCTCATGTCGCCCGCCTCACCCGTGCCCGGCCTGGCCGCTGCTGGAGGCGCCGGGGAGCTGTACGCTGGCCCGCCGCCACGCTCGGCATACCCCAGCCGCTACGCATACCCGACGGGCAAGAAATAA